A region from the Marinobacter bohaiensis genome encodes:
- the tyrS gene encoding tyrosine--tRNA ligase yields the protein MTAIDDALALIKRGVDELLPEEELVEKLKSGRRLRIKAGFDPTAPDLHLGHTVLINKLRQFQDLGHEVIFLIGDFTGMIGDPTGKSATRPPLTDEQVAENARTYKEQVFKILDPEKTTVAFNSDWMSKMSSADMIRLAGQYTVARMLERDDFAKRYDANQSIAIHEFLYPLVQGYDSVALEADVELGGTDQRFNLGMGRTIQSRYGQEPQVILTVPILEGLDGVQKMSKSLNNYVGVTDSPGEMFTKLLSIPDALMWRYFELLSFRPMSEVEEFRKAVEQGGNPQEYKRLLAEEIITRFHDEEAARNAHKSAGNQVALGEIPDNVPEVDVALGDRSEVHIVSLLKEAGLAQNGKAAKDVFARGAVYVNGEQLKDERMFVAGDDVVIQAGKKKIARVRITA from the coding sequence ATGACCGCAATTGACGATGCCCTCGCGCTGATCAAGCGTGGCGTTGATGAGCTTCTGCCGGAAGAGGAACTGGTTGAGAAATTGAAGTCCGGGCGTCGTCTGCGGATCAAGGCCGGCTTCGATCCCACAGCGCCGGACCTGCATCTGGGGCACACGGTCCTGATCAACAAGCTGCGCCAGTTCCAGGATCTGGGGCATGAAGTGATCTTCCTGATTGGTGACTTCACCGGCATGATCGGCGATCCCACCGGCAAGAGTGCAACGCGCCCGCCGCTAACCGACGAGCAGGTGGCCGAGAACGCCCGTACCTATAAAGAGCAGGTGTTCAAGATCCTGGATCCGGAAAAAACCACGGTCGCGTTCAACTCTGACTGGATGAGCAAGATGTCGTCCGCCGATATGATCCGCCTGGCCGGCCAGTACACCGTTGCGCGCATGCTTGAGCGGGATGACTTTGCCAAACGCTACGATGCCAATCAGTCCATCGCGATTCACGAATTCCTCTATCCTCTGGTTCAGGGTTACGACTCGGTGGCACTGGAAGCGGACGTCGAACTGGGGGGCACCGATCAGCGCTTTAATCTGGGGATGGGGCGCACCATCCAGAGTCGTTACGGGCAGGAGCCTCAGGTCATTCTGACGGTTCCGATTCTGGAAGGGCTGGATGGCGTACAGAAGATGTCCAAGTCTCTCAACAACTATGTGGGCGTCACCGATTCCCCGGGGGAGATGTTCACCAAGCTGCTGTCGATTCCCGATGCGCTGATGTGGCGTTACTTCGAGCTGCTCAGCTTCCGGCCGATGAGTGAGGTCGAAGAGTTTCGCAAGGCCGTCGAGCAGGGGGGCAACCCTCAGGAATACAAACGCTTGCTGGCTGAGGAAATCATTACCCGCTTCCATGACGAGGAGGCGGCGCGGAATGCGCACAAGTCGGCAGGCAACCAGGTCGCCTTGGGCGAGATTCCCGATAACGTGCCGGAAGTGGATGTGGCGTTGGGCGATCGTTCGGAAGTTCATATCGTGTCCCTGCTCAAGGAAGCGGGGTTGGCCCAGAACGGGAAGGCCGCCAAGGATGTCTTCGCGCGTGGTGCCGTCTACGTGAATGGCGAGCAACTGAAAGACGAGCGGATGTTCGTGGCCGGGGACGATGTGGTCATCCAGGCTGGCAAAAAGAAGATTGCCCGGGTGCGCATCACGGCCTAG